The Lepidochelys kempii isolate rLepKem1 chromosome 5, rLepKem1.hap2, whole genome shotgun sequence genome window below encodes:
- the LOC140911960 gene encoding interferon beta-like has product MISRSLLQFCLVLLFSSEISCLDCNRLHVLQIRMNSESFERLEKMGGNFPFQCLNEGIAFKPRDILKLRLSHQENAKVAIQQILQELFHIFNNNLTQAAWNGTSIKEFQNGLHQQIEKLETCLSAEMEKEVTYPGNENLLLTSLKLKRYFQKIEDFLKEKQYSRCAWEIIRVEISRCFLMLDKLTKRLENEGTIFSFFLEKLK; this is encoded by the coding sequence ATGATCAGCAGGAGTTTGCTGCAATTTTGCCTCGTGCTGCTCTTCTCCAGTGAAATCTCATGTCTGGACTGTAACAGGCTGCATGTTCTACAAATCAGAATGAACAGCGAGAGTTTTGAGCGTCTGGAGAAAATGGGTGGCAACTTTCCCTTCCAATGTCTAAATGAAGGGATAGCTTTCAAGCCCAGAGATATCCTCAAGCTCCGACTGTCCCACCAAGAGAATGCCAAGGTAGCCATCCAGCAGATCCTCCAAGAGCTCTTCCATATCTTTAACAACAATCTCACCCAAGCTGCCTGGAATGGGACTTCCATAAAGGAATTCCAAAATGGACTTCACCAGCAGATTGAGAAGCTGGAGACGTGTTTGAGTGCTGAGATGGAAAAGGAGGTAACCTACCCAGGAAATGAGAACCTCCTGCTCACCAGCCTCAAACTGAAGAGATACTTCCAGAAAATAGAGGatttcctgaaagaaaagcaaTACAGCCGGTGTGCCTGGGAGATCATCCGTGTGGAAATATCCAGATGTTTCCTCATGCTCGACAAACTCACCAAGAGACTTGAAAATGAAGGtaccatcttttcttttttcctagaaaAACTCAAATAA